In Aegilops tauschii subsp. strangulata cultivar AL8/78 chromosome 3, Aet v6.0, whole genome shotgun sequence, one genomic interval encodes:
- the LOC109767562 gene encoding uncharacterized protein has protein sequence MENGVLPMDEIEARQVQRRASAYSIINNELVKRSSMGVFQRCVEQDKGIEILLDIHQGECGHHAASRSLVAKAFRHGFYWPTALKDAESLVLKCEGCQRFSKRSHQSVLALRTIPIAWPFAV, from the coding sequence ATGGAGAATGGGGTCCTCCCCATGGACGAGATCGAAGCCCGGCAAGTGCAGCGCCGAGCGTCCGcctacagcatcatcaacaacgagctcgtcaagcgCAGCTCCATGGGTGTTTTtcagcgctgcgtcgagcaggACAAGGGCATCGagatcctcctcgacatacacCAGGGCGAATGCGGGCACCATGCCGCCTCGCGTTCCCtggtggccaaagctttccgccacggtttctactggcccacggccctcaAAGACGCGGAGTCGCTCGTCCTCAAGTGCGAAGGATGCCAGCGCTTCAGCAAGCGCAGCCACCAGTCGGTGTTGGCGCTCCGCACCATCCCGATcgcctggcccttcgcggtctag